One part of the Francisella adeliensis genome encodes these proteins:
- the pepN gene encoding aminopeptidase N — protein MNQPEIKHLKDYKPSNYLIENTYLTFELDESKTIVTARLNITANTANRENNTLVLDGNELKLVSIKIDDKELSTTEYKVSDNQLTIENAPNEFILETVVEINPTANTSLEGLYKSGDVFCTQCEATGFRNITYYLDRPDVMSAFTVKIIADKDKYPVILSNGDKIESGYISDTQHFAVWKDPFKKPCYLFALVAGDLASIKDTYVTKSNRKVSLEIYAFKQDIDKCHYAMQAVKDSMKWDEERFNLEYDLDTFMIVAVPDFNAGAMENKGLNIFNTKYIMASDKTATDKDFELVQSVVGHEYFHNWTGDRVTCRDWFQLSLKEGLTVFRDQEFTSDLNSRDVKRIDDVRIIRSAQFAEDASPMSHPIRPESYIEMNNFYTVTVYHKGAEIIRMIHTLLGEDGFQKGMKLYFDRHDGQAVTCDDFINAMADANNRDFSLFKRWYAQSGTPNIKVSENYDAQKQTYNLTLEQTTPSTADQKEKQALHIPVSMGLITPNGENITEQVVELKEQKQTYSFENIPAKPVISLFRDFSAPVKVEHTRSEEELLHIVKYDNNAFNRWDSLQQLATNMILNNSDVSEEFLNAFKAILHDENLDKALISDALQIPGESTIAQTMPVIAVDQIVKSRKKVVNQLADKLKDDWLEVYQQCNDNKPYSLSAEQIAKRKLKGVCLSYLMNASDQSQGTGLAQQLFDNADNMTDQQTAFSALLKSNDKQIRDNVINEFYNRWKHEDLVVNKWLVSQAQISHESALDIVKNLASHPAYNPKNPNKVYSLIGGFGANFSQYHRKDGLGYTFMADTVLELDKINHQVAARMARNLMSWKRYDSDRQAMMKNALEKIKASNPSKNVFEIVSKSLEV, from the coding sequence ATGAATCAACCAGAAATTAAACATTTAAAAGACTACAAACCTAGTAATTATCTTATAGAAAATACATATTTAACATTTGAGCTTGATGAGAGTAAAACTATAGTAACAGCTAGGTTAAACATCACTGCTAATACTGCAAATAGAGAAAATAACACTCTAGTTTTAGATGGTAATGAGCTGAAACTAGTATCAATTAAAATAGATGATAAAGAACTATCTACAACAGAATATAAAGTTAGCGATAATCAACTAACTATAGAAAACGCTCCTAATGAGTTTATCCTAGAAACAGTTGTAGAAATTAACCCTACTGCGAATACATCACTAGAAGGTTTATACAAGTCTGGAGATGTATTTTGTACACAATGTGAGGCTACAGGATTTAGGAATATCACATACTATTTAGATAGACCTGATGTTATGTCTGCTTTTACTGTCAAGATAATTGCAGATAAGGACAAATATCCAGTTATTCTTTCAAATGGCGATAAAATTGAATCAGGGTATATTTCAGATACTCAACACTTTGCAGTATGGAAAGACCCTTTCAAGAAACCATGTTATCTATTTGCACTTGTAGCAGGAGATTTAGCAAGTATTAAAGATACTTATGTTACAAAGTCAAACCGAAAAGTTAGCTTAGAAATATACGCATTTAAACAAGATATTGATAAATGTCATTATGCTATGCAAGCTGTAAAAGATTCAATGAAGTGGGATGAAGAAAGATTTAACCTAGAGTATGATCTTGATACATTTATGATTGTTGCTGTACCAGATTTTAATGCTGGTGCAATGGAAAATAAAGGCTTAAATATTTTTAATACTAAATACATCATGGCTAGTGATAAAACAGCTACAGATAAGGATTTTGAGTTAGTTCAAAGTGTTGTAGGACATGAGTATTTTCATAATTGGACGGGTGATAGAGTGACATGTCGTGATTGGTTTCAGCTAAGCTTAAAAGAGGGTTTAACTGTATTTAGAGATCAAGAATTTACTTCTGATTTAAACTCAAGAGATGTTAAACGTATAGATGATGTACGTATTATTAGAAGTGCTCAATTTGCTGAAGATGCTAGTCCTATGTCTCATCCTATCCGTCCTGAGTCGTACATTGAGATGAATAATTTCTACACTGTAACTGTTTATCATAAAGGTGCTGAAATTATTAGAATGATACACACTCTTTTAGGAGAGGATGGCTTCCAAAAAGGTATGAAGCTATATTTTGATAGACATGATGGTCAAGCTGTAACTTGTGATGATTTTATAAATGCTATGGCAGACGCTAATAATCGTGATTTTAGCTTATTCAAAAGATGGTATGCTCAATCTGGTACACCAAATATCAAAGTTAGTGAAAATTATGATGCACAAAAGCAAACTTATAATTTAACACTTGAACAAACTACTCCATCAACTGCTGACCAAAAAGAAAAACAAGCTCTGCATATACCTGTTAGTATGGGGCTTATCACTCCTAATGGTGAAAATATCACCGAGCAAGTAGTTGAATTAAAAGAGCAAAAACAAACTTACTCGTTTGAGAATATCCCAGCAAAACCAGTAATTTCTTTATTTAGAGATTTCTCCGCACCTGTAAAGGTTGAGCATACTCGTTCTGAGGAAGAGCTACTGCATATCGTTAAGTACGATAATAATGCCTTTAACCGTTGGGATTCTTTACAGCAGTTAGCTACAAATATGATATTAAATAACTCTGATGTGAGTGAGGAGTTTTTAAATGCTTTTAAAGCAATATTACATGATGAAAATTTAGATAAAGCTTTAATTAGTGATGCTTTACAAATACCTGGTGAGTCTACAATTGCTCAGACAATGCCTGTGATTGCTGTTGATCAGATTGTAAAATCTCGCAAAAAAGTTGTAAATCAATTAGCTGATAAACTAAAAGATGATTGGTTAGAAGTATATCAACAATGTAATGACAATAAGCCATATAGCCTATCAGCTGAACAAATTGCTAAGAGAAAGCTAAAAGGTGTTTGTTTGAGTTATCTGATGAATGCTAGTGACCAAAGCCAAGGTACAGGGTTAGCACAACAGCTATTTGATAATGCTGATAATATGACAGACCAGCAAACTGCATTTTCAGCACTTTTAAAGTCAAATGATAAGCAGATTCGTGATAATGTTATCAATGAGTTTTATAACCGTTGGAAACATGAAGATTTAGTTGTAAACAAATGGCTAGTATCTCAAGCTCAAATCTCACATGAGTCAGCTTTAGATATCGTTAAAAACTTAGCTAGCCATCCTGCGTACAATCCTAAAAACCCTAATAAAGTTTATTCTCTAATTGGTGGTTTTGGTGCTAATTTCTCACAATATCATCGTAAAGATGGCTTAGGATATACTTTCATGGCTGATACTGTACTAGAGCTTGATAAAATCAATCATCAAGTTGCTGCAAGAATGGCTCGCAATCTAATGAGCTGGAAACGCTATGACTCTGATAGACAAGCTATGATGAAAAATGCTCTTGAGAAAATCAAAGCTTCAAATCCTAGCAAGAATGTCTTTGAGATTGTTAGTAAAAGTTTAGAGGTGTAG
- a CDS encoding accessory factor UbiK family protein has translation MKEILDPINDLLKNSKESIVNKGLKKLDVVSREEFEIQKKILLKTRTKLEQVEAKLDSLIAEKK, from the coding sequence ATGAAAGAAATTTTAGACCCAATCAATGATTTACTGAAAAACTCAAAAGAAAGTATAGTTAATAAAGGCCTTAAAAAGCTAGATGTTGTATCTCGTGAAGAGTTTGAGATTCAAAAAAAGATTTTGTTAAAAACACGCACAAAGCTTGAGCAAGTTGAAGCAAAACTAGACTCTTTGATAGCGGAGAAAAAGTAG
- a CDS encoding reverse transcriptase domain-containing protein: protein MKLEQQIARIIREEAEKLIERYHEYHNRVHIEAKRNQKRLGDSAPKKKIHTPDYWSFDRKFSPFYVKAKHKSIARSIASKIENRTYSPNAPYIKEVPKPDGGIRKVAIYQIPDAAISKFFFNRLLAKNRHRFSSFSYAYRNDRNVHFAIQDISVDLKRNERTFLAEFDFSDFFGSISHEFLKGQFSENGFYISPEERFVIKSFLKESKVGIPQGTSISLFLANLTCWKFDQDLEREGVKFSRYADDTIVWSPEYAKVCNSFGLINEFSRSAGIKINPTKSEGISLLTKDGLPSEIVAKTSLDFLGYCLSVDNVSIKDKSVKKIQKQISYILYRSLIQPLKQTVLTGQRIPANDSDYNFLSAMCEIRRYMYGGLSKKQIKDYLSGRTKRIYFKGVMSFYPLVDDVGQLTQLDGWLLSVVHRVLKLRCKLLSSHGFQCSHSFPFNVSRSELLERCAIEVVSRKNLLEIPSFLLIHRALKKGLEESGIERVMNPDSLNYDYR from the coding sequence ATGAAATTAGAGCAGCAGATTGCAAGAATTATTCGTGAAGAGGCTGAAAAGTTAATTGAACGCTACCACGAATATCACAACAGGGTACATATAGAAGCTAAGCGTAATCAAAAGCGATTAGGCGACTCTGCACCAAAAAAGAAAATACATACTCCAGACTATTGGTCTTTTGATAGGAAGTTCAGTCCATTTTATGTGAAAGCAAAGCATAAAAGTATTGCTCGATCTATCGCCAGTAAAATTGAGAATAGAACCTATTCTCCGAATGCCCCATATATAAAGGAAGTTCCAAAGCCTGACGGTGGTATTAGAAAAGTAGCGATTTACCAAATACCTGACGCAGCTATATCGAAGTTTTTCTTTAACCGACTGCTGGCAAAAAATAGACACCGATTTAGTTCTTTTTCATATGCTTATAGAAATGATAGAAATGTTCACTTCGCCATTCAAGATATTTCTGTCGACTTAAAAAGAAATGAACGCACCTTTTTGGCTGAATTTGATTTCTCTGACTTTTTTGGTTCTATATCCCATGAGTTCTTAAAAGGGCAGTTTTCTGAAAACGGTTTCTACATCAGTCCTGAAGAACGGTTTGTTATTAAATCTTTTTTGAAAGAGAGTAAAGTTGGTATTCCTCAAGGAACATCAATAAGTTTATTTCTTGCCAATTTAACCTGTTGGAAATTTGATCAAGATCTTGAGCGAGAGGGAGTTAAGTTTTCTCGATATGCTGATGACACTATTGTGTGGTCACCTGAGTACGCAAAAGTATGTAATTCCTTTGGCTTAATAAACGAATTCTCTCGAAGCGCTGGAATAAAAATAAATCCTACAAAGTCAGAAGGAATATCTTTGCTAACAAAAGATGGTTTGCCATCAGAAATCGTAGCTAAAACTAGCCTAGATTTTTTGGGGTATTGCCTGTCGGTTGATAATGTTTCCATTAAAGATAAATCCGTCAAGAAAATTCAAAAGCAAATATCATATATTCTTTACCGAAGCTTAATCCAACCACTTAAGCAAACAGTGTTGACTGGGCAGCGAATTCCTGCAAATGATAGCGATTATAATTTTTTATCAGCAATGTGTGAAATTCGGAGATACATGTATGGTGGACTAAGCAAAAAGCAAATTAAAGACTACTTATCTGGCAGAACAAAACGAATATACTTTAAAGGTGTTATGAGCTTCTACCCTCTAGTCGATGATGTTGGTCAATTAACTCAGTTGGATGGATGGTTGCTCTCCGTAGTGCATAGAGTATTGAAACTAAGGTGCAAGCTGCTTTCAAGTCACGGCTTTCAGTGCTCACATAGCTTTCCATTCAATGTCTCAAGATCGGAGCTTCTAGAGCGTTGTGCTATTGAAGTCGTATCAAGAAAGAATCTTCTAGAGATTCCAAGTTTTCTTCTTATACATAGAGCCCTGAAAAAAGGATTGGAGGAATCAGGGATAGAGAGAGTAATGAACCCTGATTCACTTAATTATGACTACAGGTAG
- a CDS encoding HAD-IIB family hydrolase: MRNFFFIHKKRHKKVLLEFQENLCEEIKENVHLTFSFDWCLEVMKQNVSKGNAITKLSKFLQIPVTRSIGFGDGMNDIEMLSTVNKAIVMENAPEEVKQTLCHAEVIGNCIDESVAKYLANLI, encoded by the coding sequence TTGAGAAACTTTTTTTTTATTCATAAAAAAAGACATAAGAAAGTTTTGCTCGAGTTTCAAGAAAATTTATGCGAAGAAATTAAAGAAAATGTCCATTTAACATTTTCTTTCGATTGGTGTTTAGAAGTAATGAAACAAAATGTTTCTAAGGGAAATGCTATAACTAAATTATCAAAATTTCTGCAGATACCTGTTACTAGAAGCATAGGTTTTGGTGATGGAATGAATGATATAGAAATGCTATCGACAGTTAATAAAGCAATAGTGATGGAGAATGCACCAGAGGAAGTAAAGCAAACTCTTTGTCATGCTGAGGTAATAGGTAACTGTATCGATGAATCAGTAGCTAAATACCTAGCTAATCTAATCTAG
- a CDS encoding ArgP/LysG family DNA-binding transcriptional regulator, producing MIVIDYKAIQALKEVIEQQSFEFAANKLFITQSAVSQRIKSLETKFGAPVLIRVLPYKATKLGQDLLSHLTKVELLESGLLKEKKLIKNTELQISIAINQDSLDTWFIDILDNIDISNMARFNIKAFDQEMTLKSLQNGEVLSCISTKSKVSHNCLVEKLGEIDYLLVCSNYFYDKYFKEIKRNSKKWINTLKQAPSLLFNQYDQLNSRFMEKFYGFQADIENCHIIPSVKGFKQMCLQGKGYALLPKSDIIKELKNNELIILDNGCIWSMELYFHYWDLPDNTYRTIMAKLISESKQKILDIKNDIS from the coding sequence ATGATCGTGATAGATTATAAAGCTATACAAGCATTAAAGGAAGTAATAGAACAACAAAGTTTTGAGTTTGCGGCTAATAAATTATTTATTACTCAATCAGCTGTATCGCAACGGATAAAATCTCTTGAAACAAAGTTTGGTGCGCCTGTTCTTATAAGAGTACTCCCTTATAAAGCTACAAAATTAGGCCAAGATTTATTAAGTCATTTAACAAAAGTAGAACTACTAGAGTCTGGTCTCCTAAAAGAAAAAAAGCTAATAAAAAATACTGAACTGCAAATATCTATAGCTATAAATCAAGATAGTTTAGATACTTGGTTTATAGATATTTTAGACAATATTGATATATCGAATATGGCGAGATTTAATATCAAGGCTTTTGATCAAGAAATGACTCTCAAATCATTGCAAAATGGTGAAGTTTTATCTTGTATCAGTACTAAGAGTAAAGTTTCTCATAATTGTCTTGTCGAGAAGCTTGGTGAAATAGACTACTTATTGGTTTGCTCTAATTACTTTTATGATAAATACTTTAAAGAAATTAAAAGGAATAGTAAAAAATGGATAAATACTTTGAAACAAGCTCCATCTTTATTATTTAATCAGTATGATCAATTAAATTCTAGATTTATGGAGAAATTTTATGGCTTTCAGGCTGATATAGAGAATTGTCATATTATTCCATCTGTAAAAGGATTTAAGCAAATGTGCTTACAAGGTAAAGGCTATGCTTTATTACCAAAATCAGACATTATAAAAGAACTTAAAAATAATGAACTAATTATTTTAGATAATGGGTGTATATGGAGTATGGAGCTATATTTTCATTACTGGGACTTACCAGATAATACATATCGTACGATTATGGCTAAATTAATTTCAGAAAGTAAACAAAAAATATTAGATATAAAAAATGATATATCTTAA
- a CDS encoding YifB family Mg chelatase-like AAA ATPase: MSLAVLSSRAQLGIEAPLVSIEVHLSNGLPSLSIVGLPEAAVKESKDRVRSAIINSGFNFPNKRITINLAPADLPKSSGRFDLPIALGILYASGQVNLAKDTEEYEFAGELSLSGELRKIASSIPMAIKSVSSKKKLIVPTSNEKEIALVEDVEAYGFCDLKEVADYLSGEATKEQIQPSKKVDFESLYKDLEDVKGQYQAKRALEIAASGGHNILLVGPPGTGKTMLASRLNSILPSLDKKEALSSAMIASIKGETDIAESFYKRPFRHPHHTSSGVSLVGGGSNPMPGEISLAHNGVLFLDELPEFDRKVLEVLREPLETGTINISRAKCQVEYPANFQLIAAMNPCPCGYLGSQYKDCSDTLQAIRRYQAKLSGPLLDRIDLHVEVLELPKDDLTNQELKGEKSTTVRKRVEKARAIQIKRQGKINSELSSKELDKVCELDSESKNMLNMAIEKMGLSARGYYKILKVARTIADLNDMNVVDKRAIQEAISYRKMDRFIK, from the coding sequence GTGTCTTTAGCGGTACTATCTAGTCGAGCTCAACTTGGCATCGAAGCTCCTTTGGTGTCTATTGAGGTTCATCTTTCAAATGGATTGCCAAGTCTTTCTATAGTTGGTTTGCCGGAAGCAGCTGTAAAGGAAAGTAAAGATCGTGTTAGAAGTGCTATTATAAATTCAGGTTTTAATTTTCCTAATAAACGCATCACAATAAATTTAGCTCCAGCAGACCTACCTAAAAGTAGTGGTAGATTTGATTTACCAATAGCTCTAGGAATACTTTATGCTTCAGGTCAGGTTAATCTAGCTAAAGATACAGAAGAATATGAGTTTGCTGGTGAACTTTCACTAAGTGGAGAGTTAAGAAAAATAGCTAGCTCAATCCCAATGGCAATAAAGTCTGTAAGTTCTAAGAAAAAACTTATAGTGCCAACATCTAATGAAAAAGAGATAGCGCTGGTTGAAGATGTAGAAGCTTATGGTTTTTGTGATCTAAAAGAGGTTGCTGATTATCTATCAGGTGAAGCCACAAAAGAGCAGATACAGCCAAGCAAAAAAGTTGATTTTGAAAGCTTGTATAAAGATTTAGAAGATGTAAAAGGACAGTATCAAGCAAAACGAGCTTTAGAAATAGCTGCATCAGGTGGGCATAATATATTGCTTGTTGGACCTCCTGGTACAGGAAAAACAATGCTTGCAAGTCGTTTGAATTCAATACTACCATCATTAGATAAGAAAGAAGCACTTTCATCAGCAATGATAGCATCTATTAAAGGTGAAACCGACATAGCAGAGAGCTTTTATAAAAGACCTTTCAGACACCCTCATCATACTTCATCAGGTGTGTCATTAGTTGGTGGAGGTAGCAATCCAATGCCTGGAGAGATTTCTCTAGCTCATAACGGCGTATTATTTTTAGATGAACTTCCAGAGTTTGATAGAAAAGTACTAGAGGTTTTGCGTGAGCCACTTGAAACAGGCACGATAAATATCTCTAGAGCAAAGTGTCAAGTTGAGTATCCGGCTAATTTTCAGTTAATTGCTGCAATGAACCCTTGCCCGTGTGGTTATCTTGGGTCGCAATATAAAGACTGTAGTGATACGCTGCAGGCTATTCGTAGGTACCAAGCAAAACTTTCAGGTCCTTTGTTAGACAGGATTGATTTGCATGTAGAAGTACTTGAGCTACCAAAAGATGACCTTACAAACCAAGAGTTGAAAGGTGAGAAAAGTACTACAGTGCGTAAGCGAGTTGAAAAAGCTAGGGCTATTCAGATAAAACGACAAGGTAAAATCAATTCTGAGCTGAGTAGTAAAGAGTTAGATAAAGTCTGCGAGCTAGATAGTGAAAGTAAAAATATGCTTAACATGGCAATCGAAAAAATGGGGCTTTCAGCTCGTGGATACTATAAAATACTCAAAGTAGCTAGAACTATAGCAGATTTAAATGATATGAATGTAGTAGATAAACGAGCAATCCAAGAAGCTATCAGTTATAGAAAGATGGATAGGTTTATTAAGTAA
- a CDS encoding HAD-IIB family hydrolase: MYDLIITDLDGTLLQDGCKMGAYTKEVLVNLSEKNKQIVFATGRHYLDVSSIVSSLNISVHIISSNGASLTSSCRDMDLKQYISSIRVKQLINEAKKYSDVIINMYTDYGWLTSEFRHDFSDFNQNDKFTPTYCKPEDMPLEKVEKLFFYS; encoded by the coding sequence ATGTATGATTTAATTATTACTGATCTTGATGGGACTCTTCTACAAGATGGGTGCAAAATGGGAGCTTATACAAAAGAAGTATTAGTTAATTTATCTGAAAAAAATAAACAAATAGTATTTGCTACAGGGCGACACTATTTAGATGTTAGTTCTATAGTCTCATCTCTTAATATTTCTGTACATATTATCTCATCTAATGGTGCAAGCTTAACAAGCTCTTGCAGGGATATGGATCTTAAACAGTATATATCTAGTATCAGAGTTAAACAGCTGATTAATGAAGCTAAAAAATATAGTGATGTAATTATAAATATGTATACTGATTATGGTTGGTTAACTAGTGAATTTAGACATGATTTTAGCGACTTTAATCAAAATGATAAATTTACTCCAACTTATTGCAAACCAGAAGATATGCCATTAGAGAAAGTTGAGAAACTTTTTTTTTATTCATAA